A DNA window from Pedomonas mirosovicensis contains the following coding sequences:
- a CDS encoding M13 family metallopeptidase: protein MNRFRSLTLASTLALSFGLGLAGPALAASNMAKPTFGVYGFDAAGMDAAVKPGDNFYEYANGGWLKNTPIPEDKSNYGMFVVLADQAQQQIHAIVEELVAAKPAQGTEEWKIATLYSDFMNEAAIEKAGLAPAKPELAKINAIQSQKDVAAAFARLTTIGVGTPLATGVGQDRKAPDTYVIYIRQSGLGLPDRDFYLSDNPNFAKVREQYKQHLANMLVLSGVAQADAAARAEKVYALEEAIAKVHWTRADSRNRDKTYNKRTLAELKAEAPGIDWDAYFTGLGLAGQPFYLVNQPSAVAGTAGVIARTPVDVVKDYLTLHYLSAYSEVLPKAIADEEFNFSGRVLSGIPAQKERWKRGMDLLETAMGEAVGKRYVERHFPAESKAAADRLVKNIVESYRIHISNLDWMGAETKAKALDKLAKFNPKIGYPNKWRDYTAYEVKAGDVLGNLQRAAEFEWKRDLNRLGKPVDRDEWFMTPQTVNAYYNSVNNEIVFPAAILQPPFFDPNADDAVNYGGIGAVIGHEIGHGFDDQGSKSNGDGVEVNWWTDQDRQKFDERGNALSAQYETYCPFPGECVRGKLTLGENLGDLGGLNVAYTAYKLSLGGKDAPVIDGTTGDQRFFYGWAQVWRRAYREAELRNRLVTDPHSPSEFRANGIVRNMDAWYKAFDVKPGDKLYLEPNQRVRVW, encoded by the coding sequence ATGAACCGTTTCCGCTCTCTCACCCTGGCCAGCACTCTGGCGCTCAGCTTCGGGCTCGGCCTTGCAGGGCCGGCGCTGGCCGCCAGCAACATGGCCAAGCCCACCTTCGGCGTTTACGGCTTCGATGCGGCCGGCATGGACGCCGCGGTGAAGCCGGGCGACAACTTCTACGAATATGCCAACGGCGGCTGGCTGAAGAACACGCCGATTCCGGAGGACAAGTCCAACTACGGCATGTTCGTGGTGCTGGCGGATCAGGCGCAGCAGCAGATCCACGCCATCGTGGAGGAACTGGTTGCCGCCAAGCCGGCACAGGGCACCGAGGAGTGGAAGATCGCCACCCTCTATTCCGACTTCATGAACGAAGCCGCCATCGAGAAGGCGGGCCTTGCTCCGGCCAAGCCGGAGCTGGCGAAGATCAACGCCATTCAGTCCCAGAAGGACGTGGCGGCCGCCTTCGCCCGCCTCACCACCATTGGCGTTGGCACGCCGCTGGCCACCGGCGTCGGGCAGGACCGCAAGGCCCCGGACACCTATGTGATCTACATCCGCCAGAGCGGCCTCGGCCTGCCGGACCGGGACTTCTACCTGTCCGACAATCCGAACTTCGCCAAGGTGCGCGAGCAGTACAAGCAGCACCTGGCCAATATGCTGGTGCTCTCCGGCGTGGCGCAGGCCGACGCCGCAGCGCGCGCCGAGAAGGTGTACGCGCTGGAAGAGGCCATCGCCAAGGTCCACTGGACCCGCGCCGACAGCCGCAATCGCGACAAGACCTATAACAAGCGCACGCTGGCCGAATTGAAGGCCGAAGCGCCGGGCATTGACTGGGACGCCTACTTCACCGGTCTGGGTCTGGCCGGCCAGCCGTTCTATCTGGTCAACCAGCCGAGCGCGGTGGCCGGCACCGCCGGCGTGATCGCCCGCACCCCGGTCGACGTGGTGAAGGACTACCTGACGCTGCACTACCTCAGCGCCTATTCCGAGGTGCTGCCGAAGGCGATTGCCGATGAGGAGTTCAACTTCTCCGGCCGTGTCCTCTCCGGCATCCCGGCGCAGAAGGAGCGCTGGAAGCGCGGCATGGACCTGCTCGAGACCGCCATGGGCGAGGCGGTCGGCAAGCGCTATGTGGAGCGTCACTTCCCGGCCGAATCCAAGGCCGCGGCGGACCGGCTGGTGAAGAACATCGTCGAGTCCTACCGCATCCACATCAGCAATCTGGACTGGATGGGCGCCGAGACCAAGGCGAAGGCGCTGGACAAGCTGGCCAAGTTCAACCCGAAGATCGGCTACCCCAACAAGTGGCGCGACTACACCGCCTACGAAGTGAAGGCGGGCGACGTGCTGGGCAACCTGCAGCGCGCTGCCGAGTTCGAGTGGAAGCGTGACCTGAATCGCCTGGGCAAGCCGGTGGACCGGGACGAGTGGTTCATGACCCCGCAGACGGTCAACGCCTACTATAACTCGGTGAACAACGAGATCGTGTTCCCGGCCGCCATCCTCCAGCCGCCGTTCTTCGATCCCAACGCGGATGACGCCGTGAACTACGGCGGCATCGGCGCGGTCATCGGCCACGAAATCGGCCACGGTTTTGACGATCAGGGCTCGAAGTCCAACGGCGACGGCGTTGAGGTCAACTGGTGGACCGATCAGGACCGCCAGAAGTTCGACGAGCGCGGCAACGCCCTCTCGGCCCAATATGAGACCTACTGCCCGTTCCCCGGCGAGTGCGTGCGCGGCAAGCTCACCCTCGGCGAGAACCTGGGCGACCTCGGCGGCCTCAATGTCGCCTACACCGCCTACAAGCTGTCGCTGGGCGGCAAGGACGCTCCGGTGATCGACGGCACCACGGGCGACCAGCGCTTCTTCTACGGCTGGGCGCAGGTGTGGCGTCGCGCCTACCGCGAGGCGGAGCTTCGCAATCGCCTGGTCACCGATCCGCACTCGCCGTCCGAGTTCCGGGCCAACGGCATCGTCCGCAACATGGACGCCTGGTACAAGGCGTTCGACGTGAAGCCGGGCGACAAGCTGTATCTGGAACCGAACCAGCGCGTCCGCGTTTGGTAA
- a CDS encoding sulfite oxidase-like oxidoreductase, translating to MSGDNGQMKDKLIKSKQQWAREGRLLTGKTGDRTVERLPPGQRLVETWPVLDLGIQPHIPREKWTLTIDGLVENPVTWDWDAFMAQPQFEDVSDIHCVTQWSRYDNRWNGVSTRHILDVVKPRPEVRHVILHGYDGYTTNVTLEHFADADCLVAHTHDGEPISREHGGPARLVIPKFYFWKSAKWIRRIEFAAEDKPGFWEVRGYHNEGDPWNEDRYSS from the coding sequence ATGTCGGGCGATAATGGCCAGATGAAAGACAAGCTCATCAAGTCCAAGCAGCAATGGGCCAGGGAAGGCCGGCTGCTGACCGGCAAGACCGGCGACCGAACGGTGGAGCGCCTGCCGCCCGGCCAGCGACTGGTGGAGACATGGCCGGTGCTCGACCTTGGCATCCAGCCGCACATCCCGAGGGAGAAGTGGACGCTCACCATCGACGGGCTGGTGGAAAACCCGGTGACATGGGACTGGGACGCCTTCATGGCCCAGCCGCAGTTCGAGGATGTATCGGACATCCACTGCGTGACCCAGTGGTCGCGTTACGACAACCGCTGGAACGGCGTTTCCACCCGCCACATCCTCGATGTGGTGAAACCCCGGCCGGAGGTTCGCCACGTCATTCTCCACGGTTACGATGGCTATACCACCAACGTGACGCTGGAGCATTTCGCCGACGCGGACTGCCTCGTTGCTCACACTCATGATGGCGAGCCGATCTCGCGCGAGCACGGCGGCCCGGCGCGCCTGGTCATTCCGAAATTCTACTTCTGGAAGTCGGCCAAGTGGATCCGGCGCATCGAGTTCGCGGCCGAGGACAAGCCCGGCTTTTGGGAAGTACGCGGCTACCATAACGAGGGCGATCCCTGGAACGAGGACCGCTACTCCTCCTGA